The Terriglobia bacterium genome includes a region encoding these proteins:
- a CDS encoding Fur family transcriptional regulator, with protein MKALSPELQVFMEYLHERKLKLTPHRELILDVFLDHEGHRSVEDIYRVVRAKDPRVGYTTVYRTMKILMDCGLAREIDLADGITRYEHLYNHEHHDHMICMQCGKSIEFYDPGIETLQDEASEQLGFKVLDHRLQIYGLCGDCKES; from the coding sequence ATGAAAGCCCTCTCTCCTGAGCTGCAGGTCTTCATGGAATATCTGCACGAACGCAAGCTGAAGCTCACTCCTCATCGCGAGCTCATCCTTGACGTGTTCCTGGACCACGAAGGGCACCGCAGCGTTGAAGACATCTACCGGGTCGTACGGGCCAAGGATCCGCGTGTGGGATATACCACGGTTTATCGAACGATGAAGATCCTCATGGATTGCGGCCTGGCGCGCGAGATCGATCTCGCAGACGGGATCACCCGTTACGAACACCTCTACAACCACGAACACCACGACCACATGATCTGCATGCAATGCGGGAAGTCGATCGAGTTCTATGATCCCGGAATCGAGACGCTGCAGGATGAGGCGTCGGAGCAGCTCGGCTTCAAAGTGCTCGATCACCGGCTGCAGATTTACGGGTTGTGCGGGGACTGCAAAGAGAGTTAG
- a CDS encoding site-2 protease family protein, producing MLGNAASSIIVAGIVLGIIIVIHELGHFLVAKFFKIKVETFSVGFGPRLVGFRKGDTDYRLSAFPLGGYVKMAGETPMDEVKGLDYEFLSKPKWQRFLVASAGPAMNIILAVGLITGLYIYGTDVPEFLIGQAIVNVVDPGSPADRAGVKPGDAIVSFDGKSKPDWQDVQNTVLVNPGRALPITVDRNGKTLQFTVTPDRKGREEAGDVGMYPVIRTIVQDVQPNSPASRAGVKSGDEIIRVNGMDLRTSGRTLQQTIQQMAEKTFPITVLRGGSSSSSGTPSSASTEQPKQGVFASLWNGVKRLFGGNSVGADVVAPSSTSSADSHRIESAPAEVELQVTPEMRDGRRMIGIGIQFPSIHVKLNPVQAFEKSIESNKENAALIFQVIGRLLRREASLKQLDGPVGIVAVSGQAYQAGFATLFTFMALISLNLGILNILPIPILDGGVILLLVIESLMGRDLSLRMKERIVQASFVFLLMLTVIVIYNDVVKLLPPTQPTP from the coding sequence GGTCCCCGGCTGGTCGGTTTCCGCAAGGGAGATACGGATTACCGCCTCAGCGCGTTTCCGCTTGGTGGTTACGTGAAGATGGCGGGCGAGACTCCTATGGATGAGGTGAAAGGCCTCGACTACGAGTTTCTTTCCAAGCCGAAGTGGCAGCGTTTCCTGGTGGCATCCGCCGGCCCCGCAATGAACATCATTCTGGCTGTCGGCCTGATTACGGGTCTGTACATTTACGGCACGGATGTCCCGGAGTTCCTGATCGGTCAGGCGATCGTGAATGTTGTCGATCCAGGGTCCCCTGCGGACAGAGCCGGAGTCAAACCGGGCGACGCGATTGTTTCCTTTGACGGAAAGAGCAAGCCGGACTGGCAGGACGTCCAGAACACGGTACTCGTCAACCCCGGACGTGCGCTTCCGATTACCGTCGACCGGAACGGCAAGACGCTTCAGTTCACCGTGACACCGGACCGCAAGGGCCGCGAAGAAGCCGGCGACGTCGGGATGTATCCCGTGATCCGCACCATCGTGCAGGATGTCCAGCCGAATTCACCCGCATCCCGCGCCGGCGTGAAATCGGGTGACGAAATTATCCGGGTCAATGGGATGGATCTCCGTACCAGCGGCCGTACGCTTCAGCAAACCATCCAGCAGATGGCGGAGAAGACGTTTCCGATTACGGTGCTGCGTGGTGGAAGTTCGAGCTCCAGCGGCACGCCATCATCAGCATCCACAGAGCAGCCGAAGCAGGGAGTCTTCGCTTCATTGTGGAACGGAGTCAAGCGGCTGTTTGGAGGAAACAGCGTTGGTGCCGATGTCGTAGCTCCATCTTCCACCTCTTCTGCGGATTCACATCGGATTGAGAGTGCACCGGCTGAGGTCGAACTGCAGGTCACTCCCGAAATGCGGGACGGCCGCAGAATGATCGGCATTGGAATTCAGTTTCCGTCCATTCATGTGAAGCTGAATCCGGTTCAGGCCTTCGAGAAATCGATCGAAAGCAATAAGGAAAATGCCGCCCTGATCTTCCAGGTCATCGGAAGGCTGCTGCGCCGCGAGGCCTCGCTCAAGCAGTTGGATGGACCCGTCGGCATTGTCGCGGTGTCCGGACAGGCCTATCAGGCCGGTTTCGCAACACTGTTCACCTTCATGGCGCTGATCAGCCTGAATCTCGGCATTCTGAACATCCTGCCGATTCCGATTCTGGACGGCGGCGTCATTCTGCTGCTCGTGATCGAATCCCTGATGGGCCGCGATCTGAGTCTGCGTATGAAGGAACGGATCGTCCAGGCGAGCTTCGTGTTTCTGTTGATGCTGACCGTCATCGTGATCTATAACGACGTCGTCAAGCTGCTGCCTCCGACCCAACCCACTCCCTAG